The region GTTCTGCGTCTTGGCGGTGACGCCGGCTGCCTTCAGTTGCTTGTAGAACGCCACGTTACTGCCGCCGACCACGTCGGCAAAGATCACATCCGGTTTCTTCAGCTTGATCTTGTTGATCAGCGAACCGAACTGGGTGTTGCCGAGCGGGTAGTACTCTTCGCCGACCACCGAGCCCTTGAGCACGTTCTCGATGTGCTTGCGGGCGATCTTGTTGGAAGTGCGCGGCCAGATGTAGTCGGAACCGATCAGGAAGAAGGTCTTGGCCTTCTTCTCTTTCGCCACCCAGTTGAGGCCGGCCAGCACCTGTTGCGTGGCTTCCTGGCCGGTGTAGAACACGTTCTTGGATTGCTCCAGGCCTTCGTAGAAAGTCGGGTAGTAGAGCAGGCCGTTGTCCTTTTCGAAGACCGGCAGCACGGCCTTGCGCGAGGCCGACGTCCAGCAGCCGAACACCGCGGCGACGTGGTCGTTCTCCAGCAGCTTCTTGGCTTTTTCGGCAAAGGTCGGCCAGTCGCTGGCGCCGTCTTCCTGGATGATCTTGATCTTGCGGCCGAGGATGCCGCCCATGGAGTTGATCTGGTCGATGGCCAGGCGTTCGGCCTGGATCGAACCGGTTTCGCTGATCGCCATGGTGCCGGTGGCCGAGTGCAGCTGGCCGACCGTGACTTCGGTGTCGGTGATGGCCAGCTTGGTGGTGTTGACCTTGGCGGTCGGGAACTGCTGCGCCATGGCCAGGCCGGGGAGCGCCATGGCAGCACCGGCGGCACCGGCAACAATGCCCATCATGATCTTGCGTCGTTGCGATGAAGGCGGTTTGGAAGAGGAACGGTGCGACATGCGGTACTCCTTTCGAGCGTTATTGGAAGCAATCGGACGTGGTCGTGTCGATCGGGCTGAATCGGTTGAGTCAAAACGAGGCGAAAGCCGGGACCGACATGCGAGTGTTCTCTCCCTCCCGCTGTGCTTCCTGCTCGTTCTGGGATGGAGAATAGGTTTTGCGATGCGGCGCAACAATACGTTGTTTGACGTAAAACCCGGGCGCTGAAACGTCCGCCCGGGCGCACAGGTTTCGCTCATGCCCGGCATGGTATTGGTGCGTTTTCACAAGGCAGCAAGGTGGCCGCGCTGCCGCGTTTTGGTGAATCGGGAGGAAAACCCGGGCG is a window of Herbaspirillum hiltneri N3 DNA encoding:
- the urtA gene encoding urea ABC transporter substrate-binding protein, with amino-acid sequence MSHRSSSKPPSSQRRKIMMGIVAGAAGAAMALPGLAMAQQFPTAKVNTTKLAITDTEVTVGQLHSATGTMAISETGSIQAERLAIDQINSMGGILGRKIKIIQEDGASDWPTFAEKAKKLLENDHVAAVFGCWTSASRKAVLPVFEKDNGLLYYPTFYEGLEQSKNVFYTGQEATQQVLAGLNWVAKEKKAKTFFLIGSDYIWPRTSNKIARKHIENVLKGSVVGEEYYPLGNTQFGSLINKIKLKKPDVIFADVVGGSNVAFYKQLKAAGVTAKTQNLLTISVTEDEMLGIGGENVEGFYASMKYFQSLDNPNNKKFVSEFKAKFGANSVIGDVTQAAYLGPWLWKAAVEKAGSFDVDKVVAASPGLELKTAPEGYVKVHANHHLWSKTRIGEAQKDGQFKVIYESDLIEPNPFPKGYQ